From a region of the Corallococcus coralloides DSM 2259 genome:
- the cheB gene encoding chemotaxis-specific protein-glutamate methyltransferase CheB, producing MTLRVLVVDDSAFARKVLRKVLSDAEGLEVVGTARDGLDALERVAELKPDVITLDLVMPSLDGTGFLRALSGMPDAPRVVVVSSAGTDSDLAVAALQAGAVDLVHKPTALATDRLYEMSAELVEKVRIAGRAVPRYQQELAEAADAPPPKPLPATSTKLLAVGTSTGGPQALTRLLSALPRDFPAPVVLALHIPAGYTEAVAKRLDSQSALEVVEASDGMELVPGRAVLARAGHHLKVARHGALNLVRLDRHPLGTPHHPSVDVLFQSVAEVWGRDALGLVLTGMGEDGLQGARALRAAGGVVLTEAESSCVVYGMPRAVDEAGLSNGSAPLDDLVPLLSRFV from the coding sequence ATGACGTTGCGCGTGCTGGTGGTGGACGACTCGGCGTTCGCGCGCAAGGTGCTGCGCAAGGTGCTGTCGGACGCGGAGGGGCTGGAGGTGGTGGGCACCGCGCGTGACGGCCTGGATGCGCTGGAGCGGGTGGCGGAGCTCAAGCCGGACGTCATCACCCTGGACCTGGTGATGCCGTCGCTGGACGGCACGGGCTTCCTGCGCGCCCTGTCCGGCATGCCGGACGCGCCGCGCGTGGTGGTGGTGAGCAGCGCGGGCACGGACAGCGACCTGGCGGTGGCCGCGCTCCAGGCGGGCGCGGTGGACCTGGTGCACAAGCCCACGGCGCTCGCCACGGACCGGCTCTACGAAATGAGCGCGGAGCTGGTGGAGAAGGTGCGCATCGCGGGGCGCGCGGTGCCGCGCTACCAGCAGGAGCTGGCGGAGGCCGCGGACGCCCCGCCCCCGAAGCCCCTGCCCGCGACGTCGACGAAGCTGCTCGCGGTGGGCACGTCCACGGGCGGGCCGCAGGCGCTGACGCGGCTGTTGTCCGCGCTGCCCCGGGACTTTCCGGCGCCGGTGGTGCTCGCGCTGCACATCCCCGCTGGCTACACGGAGGCCGTGGCGAAGCGGCTGGACTCGCAGAGCGCGCTGGAGGTGGTGGAGGCCAGCGACGGCATGGAGCTGGTGCCGGGCCGCGCGGTGCTGGCGCGCGCGGGCCACCACCTGAAGGTGGCGCGGCACGGGGCGCTCAACCTGGTGCGCCTGGACCGCCATCCGCTGGGCACCCCGCACCATCCTTCCGTGGACGTGCTCTTCCAGAGCGTGGCGGAGGTCTGGGGGCGGGACGCGCTGGGGCTGGTGCTCACCGGCATGGGCGAGGACGGGCTCCAGGGCGCGCGGGCCCTGCGCGCCGCGGGCGGCGTGGTGCTCACGGAGGCGGAGTCCTCCTGCGTGGTGTACGGCATGCCGCGCGCGGTGGACGAGGCGGGCCTGTCCAACGGCAGCGCGCCGCTGGACGACCTGGTGCCCCTCCTCTCGCGCTTCGTCTGA
- a CDS encoding CheR family methyltransferase, with the protein MSTLPLSPQVLAILSMLIEQRSGLHYGPEDRDLLAEKLSTRALEAGFDSLLDYYYYLRYDPKGPETLDSLVEALLVHETYFFREPQALEVLVDELLVPEVRAGRKPRVWCAACSTGEEPLTLAMLLDSRGVLNDVSILATDLSSKALERAKSGEHNLRCLRALPPGVMGRWLDMVDGRPRVRPDLMARVEWRQLNLVDTAGYPEPGSCDAVLCRNVLIYFQDDTARRVVDGLTGALRPGGHLVVGTSESLMRFGTALRCEERRGAFFYSKADP; encoded by the coding sequence ATGAGCACGCTGCCGCTGTCCCCGCAGGTCCTGGCCATCCTCTCCATGCTCATCGAGCAGCGCTCGGGCCTGCACTATGGGCCCGAGGACCGGGACCTGCTGGCGGAGAAGCTGTCCACCCGGGCGCTGGAGGCCGGGTTCGACTCGCTGCTCGATTACTACTACTACCTCCGCTACGACCCGAAGGGGCCGGAGACGCTGGACTCGCTGGTGGAGGCGCTGCTCGTCCACGAGACGTACTTCTTCCGCGAGCCCCAGGCGCTGGAGGTGCTGGTGGACGAGCTGCTGGTGCCGGAGGTGCGCGCGGGCAGGAAGCCCCGCGTGTGGTGCGCGGCGTGCTCCACCGGTGAAGAGCCCCTCACGCTGGCCATGCTGCTGGACTCGCGCGGCGTGCTGAATGACGTGTCCATCCTGGCCACGGACCTGAGCTCCAAGGCGCTGGAGCGCGCGAAGTCGGGGGAGCACAACCTGCGCTGCCTGCGCGCGCTGCCCCCGGGCGTGATGGGCCGCTGGCTGGACATGGTGGACGGCCGTCCCCGCGTGCGGCCGGACCTGATGGCCCGGGTGGAGTGGCGCCAGCTCAACCTGGTGGACACCGCGGGCTACCCGGAGCCGGGCAGCTGCGACGCCGTCCTCTGCCGCAACGTGCTCATCTACTTCCAGGACGACACCGCGCGCCGCGTGGTGGACGGCCTCACCGGGGCGCTGCGGCCCGGCGGGCACCTGGTGGTGGGCACCTCCGAGTCCCTGATGCGCTTCGGCACGGCGCTGCGCTGCGAGGAGCGCCGTGGCGCGTTCTTCTACAGCAAGGCGGACCCATGA
- a CDS encoding HEAT repeat domain-containing protein, producing the protein MSSTTAKQHPLSLSAEDRARVEEVDQLARRGPASLPVLVSGLDAPSWAVRRAVVSALARLGTAAVEPLCEVLRHRRDNEARIAAAVDALVAATGEVEGPVELLGDDPNPAIVCDAAQVLGRRRSRRSVPLLSRLIVHPDDNVAVAAIEALGRVGGGAAVDALLSSLGSGNFFRIFPAIDVLGRSGDPTVVPALMALLSDPFYVLEAARALGRTGQEAAVPALVGLLQRGNDAVVRVAAVALVEIHDAQVQRFGGARTVPSVLRSTSSEPHPTGRRLAQVIAGADAGEKTAVARLLGWVGGADAATGLLKLLDSQDLGVSRAAAAALGELGAEADSQILQALREGDSSRRRVLLPLVGKRSAAVPDVLLCLEDRDATVRALAAETLSRIGDTSAVPALFARLADEDPRVSQAVVGAIQSLGSETTENLALEAARSTDARQRRAALRIVAYFGYPRGLDALLLAMRDPDERLRDAAIYGLPFIDDPRAVDALLAAANHESERTRATAMRALGQTDKQARITSTLLGGLNDRDPWVRYYACQSLGKLNEEAAADAIVALANDDAGQVRVAVVDALAHMHTESAMAALRRAASSSDADVRRAALLGLGVARRPDALPVLLEAVHSEDPATRLVALSAVAEYDAPETLPALLRAAGDRDDSVRSAAVGFLATRTGSHATQQLVSLLGDVMLREQVVSALALPVEGRLPGLMAALEAADDATAPLLVAALARMRRADARAALMQSLVSASPAGRRATAPAVAALGTVEAREALDKAAHRDEDPEVRRACLLALGR; encoded by the coding sequence GTGAGCAGCACGACCGCGAAGCAACACCCTTTGTCGCTATCCGCGGAGGACCGCGCCCGGGTGGAAGAGGTGGATCAGCTGGCGCGCCGGGGTCCGGCGAGCCTGCCGGTGCTGGTGAGCGGGCTGGACGCGCCGTCGTGGGCGGTGCGCCGCGCCGTGGTGTCCGCGCTGGCGCGCCTGGGCACTGCCGCCGTGGAGCCCCTGTGCGAGGTGCTGCGCCACCGCCGGGACAACGAGGCGCGCATCGCCGCGGCGGTGGACGCGCTGGTGGCCGCCACGGGCGAGGTGGAGGGCCCGGTGGAGCTGCTGGGGGACGACCCCAACCCGGCCATCGTCTGTGACGCGGCCCAGGTGCTGGGACGCCGCCGCAGCCGGAGGTCCGTGCCGCTGTTGTCGCGGCTCATCGTCCACCCGGACGACAACGTGGCGGTGGCCGCCATCGAGGCGCTGGGCCGCGTGGGCGGCGGCGCGGCGGTGGATGCGCTCCTGTCCTCGCTGGGAAGCGGCAACTTCTTCCGCATCTTCCCCGCCATCGACGTGCTGGGCCGCTCGGGCGACCCCACCGTCGTGCCGGCGCTGATGGCGCTGTTGTCCGACCCCTTCTACGTCCTGGAGGCGGCGCGCGCGCTGGGCCGCACCGGCCAGGAGGCCGCGGTGCCCGCGCTGGTGGGACTGCTCCAGCGCGGCAACGACGCGGTGGTGCGCGTGGCGGCGGTGGCGCTGGTCGAAATCCATGACGCGCAGGTGCAGCGCTTCGGCGGCGCGCGCACGGTGCCGTCGGTGCTGCGCTCCACCTCGTCGGAGCCGCACCCCACCGGACGCCGGCTGGCCCAGGTCATCGCGGGCGCGGACGCGGGGGAGAAGACCGCGGTGGCGCGCCTGTTGGGCTGGGTGGGCGGCGCGGACGCGGCCACGGGGCTCCTGAAGCTCCTGGACTCGCAGGACCTGGGCGTGTCGCGCGCGGCCGCGGCGGCCCTGGGCGAGCTGGGCGCGGAGGCGGACTCGCAAATCCTGCAGGCGCTGCGCGAGGGTGACAGCTCGCGCAGGCGGGTGCTGTTGCCGCTGGTGGGCAAGCGCTCCGCGGCGGTGCCGGACGTGCTGTTGTGCCTGGAGGACCGGGACGCGACGGTGCGCGCGCTGGCGGCGGAGACGCTGTCGCGCATTGGCGACACGTCCGCGGTGCCGGCCCTGTTCGCGCGGCTGGCGGATGAAGACCCGCGCGTGTCGCAGGCGGTGGTGGGCGCCATCCAGTCGCTGGGCAGCGAGACGACGGAGAACCTGGCGCTGGAGGCCGCGCGCTCCACGGACGCGCGCCAGCGGCGGGCGGCGCTGCGCATCGTGGCGTACTTCGGCTACCCGCGCGGCCTGGACGCGCTGCTCCTGGCCATGCGGGACCCGGACGAGCGGCTGCGCGACGCGGCCATCTACGGCCTGCCCTTCATCGACGACCCGCGCGCGGTGGACGCGCTGCTGGCCGCCGCGAACCATGAGTCGGAGCGCACGCGCGCCACCGCCATGCGCGCGCTGGGCCAGACGGACAAGCAGGCGCGCATCACCTCCACGCTGCTGGGCGGCCTGAACGACCGCGACCCGTGGGTGCGCTACTACGCGTGCCAGTCGCTGGGGAAGCTCAACGAGGAGGCCGCCGCGGACGCCATCGTCGCGCTGGCCAACGACGACGCGGGCCAGGTGCGCGTGGCGGTGGTGGACGCGCTGGCGCACATGCACACGGAGAGCGCCATGGCGGCGCTGCGCCGGGCGGCCTCGTCCTCGGACGCGGACGTGCGCCGCGCGGCCCTGCTGGGGCTGGGCGTGGCCCGGCGGCCGGACGCGCTGCCGGTGCTGCTGGAGGCGGTGCACTCGGAGGACCCGGCCACGCGGCTGGTGGCCCTGTCCGCCGTGGCGGAGTACGACGCGCCGGAGACGCTGCCCGCGCTCCTGCGCGCCGCCGGGGACCGGGATGACAGCGTGCGCAGCGCGGCGGTGGGCTTCCTCGCCACGCGCACGGGCTCGCACGCGACCCAGCAGCTGGTGTCGCTCCTGGGCGACGTGATGCTGCGCGAGCAGGTGGTGTCCGCGCTGGCGCTGCCCGTGGAGGGGCGCCTGCCCGGGCTGATGGCGGCGCTGGAGGCCGCGGACGACGCGACGGCGCCCCTGCTGGTGGCGGCGCTGGCGCGCATGCGCCGGGCGGACGCGAGGGCTGCGCTGATGCAGTCGCTCGTCAGCGCGAGCCCCGCGGGCCGCCGGGCCACCGCGCCCGCGGTGGCGGCGCTGGGCACGGTGGAGGCGCGCGAGGCGCTGGACAAGGCGGCCCACCGCGACGAAGACCCCGAAGTGCGCCGTGCCTGCCTGTTGGCCCTGGGCCGCTAG
- a CDS encoding methyl-accepting chemotaxis protein, with translation MSTDNGNSVRKLEDARALAERASLQVAEGVGLVKSTEQLAARLASAGNDQAAAGEQVRIAIESVATQVEQTGIAVQALVRSQLSVGESAKGVQQEAETNAATIQEVTASVSGVRKDAGSLASNADVTASTLEEVARSVKGVSANAEDLAASSEELLASMQEMTATVEDLVSRNQTSAATTEEVAATIEEMSKGITRLAADAQGVGERMGQVSGAVVSLGKTLQDVVRDAATMSSSVEDAAAATEQVARSVRGVAEHTRTLEASAVTTASTVQEVAASVEEVAATAEKNAAVVDANAATIEELSRSAQAVARAAESINTQASTSATASSQLESSTRRAAQLTEEARLAAERVGTSAREGGATVARSIAGFGRIRQSIVESSGVMKEMGRRAEEIGDIVQTINLIADRTNLLSLNASIEAARAGEHGRGFAVVAEEIRALADRAAAASSDVAKIVRGLQTTAREAAVATGEGVRAADEGAALAGDAERALGTILKGVDELGTNVREASRASAEQVQAVQALVQATAKVSEQGRLIAASAVEQAQAAQALTQGGTEMRRMARQTTQATQDQAKALRDAVRSNNQLSEVAEKVSRAMQEQAQAATDLARGTAQMRQLVQGVSAAVMAQGQQVGVLGATAQEVAASTQRTLTGISEQAKAAQEVTKAMEATRKEVAQSTRAMSEQARALKQGELASRQVATLAKEVTRATDEQAQALTSLVRGAEEVRRVAKTTARALDEQTDALSLLTVSAAKQATGVAAVAKAALDQATMSEQLGRSVEDMRTRAKEIAGTTAEQARAMAVTAQEVKEVAGRLGQLSRLHGEQVEGLSHLSGLLGATEPGTPRNTREQAT, from the coding sequence ATGTCGACGGACAACGGTAACAGCGTGCGCAAGCTGGAGGACGCTCGCGCGCTGGCGGAGCGCGCCTCGCTCCAGGTGGCGGAAGGCGTGGGGCTGGTGAAGTCCACCGAGCAGCTGGCGGCGCGGCTCGCGTCCGCGGGCAACGACCAGGCGGCGGCGGGCGAGCAGGTGCGGATCGCCATCGAGTCCGTGGCCACGCAGGTGGAGCAGACGGGCATCGCGGTGCAGGCGCTGGTGCGCAGCCAGTTGTCCGTGGGCGAGTCGGCGAAGGGCGTGCAGCAGGAGGCGGAGACCAACGCGGCCACCATCCAGGAGGTCACGGCGTCGGTGTCCGGCGTGCGCAAGGACGCGGGCTCGCTCGCCTCCAACGCGGACGTGACGGCCTCCACGCTGGAGGAGGTGGCGCGCTCGGTGAAGGGCGTGAGCGCCAACGCGGAGGACCTGGCCGCCTCCAGTGAAGAGCTGCTGGCGAGCATGCAGGAGATGACCGCCACGGTGGAGGACCTGGTGTCGCGCAACCAGACCAGCGCCGCCACCACGGAGGAGGTCGCCGCCACCATTGAAGAGATGTCCAAGGGCATCACCCGGCTGGCCGCGGACGCGCAGGGCGTGGGCGAGCGCATGGGCCAGGTGTCCGGCGCCGTGGTGTCCCTGGGCAAGACGCTCCAGGACGTGGTGCGCGACGCGGCCACCATGTCCTCCAGCGTGGAGGACGCGGCCGCCGCCACGGAGCAGGTGGCCCGCAGCGTGCGCGGCGTGGCCGAGCACACGCGCACCCTGGAGGCGAGCGCCGTCACCACCGCGTCCACCGTGCAGGAGGTGGCCGCCAGCGTGGAGGAGGTGGCCGCCACCGCGGAGAAGAACGCCGCCGTGGTGGACGCCAACGCGGCCACCATCGAGGAGCTGTCGCGCTCCGCCCAGGCGGTGGCCCGCGCGGCGGAGAGCATCAACACCCAGGCGTCCACCAGCGCCACCGCGTCCTCGCAGCTGGAGTCCTCCACGCGCCGCGCGGCGCAGCTGACGGAGGAGGCGCGGCTGGCCGCGGAGCGCGTGGGCACGAGCGCGCGCGAGGGCGGCGCCACCGTGGCGCGCTCCATCGCGGGCTTCGGTCGCATCCGCCAGTCCATCGTGGAGTCGTCCGGGGTGATGAAGGAGATGGGCCGGCGCGCCGAGGAGATTGGCGACATCGTGCAGACCATCAACCTCATCGCGGACCGCACCAACCTCCTGTCGCTCAACGCCAGCATCGAGGCGGCGCGCGCGGGCGAGCACGGCCGCGGCTTCGCGGTGGTGGCGGAGGAGATCCGCGCCCTGGCGGACCGCGCGGCGGCGGCCAGCAGCGACGTGGCGAAGATTGTCCGGGGCCTCCAGACGACGGCGCGCGAGGCGGCGGTGGCCACCGGCGAGGGCGTGCGCGCGGCGGACGAAGGCGCGGCGCTGGCGGGAGACGCGGAGCGCGCGCTGGGCACCATCCTCAAGGGCGTGGACGAACTGGGCACGAACGTGCGTGAGGCGTCGCGCGCGTCGGCGGAGCAGGTGCAGGCGGTGCAGGCGCTGGTGCAGGCCACGGCGAAGGTGAGCGAGCAGGGGCGGCTCATCGCCGCGTCCGCGGTGGAGCAGGCGCAGGCCGCGCAGGCGCTGACCCAGGGCGGCACGGAGATGCGGCGCATGGCGCGGCAGACCACCCAGGCCACCCAGGACCAGGCCAAGGCGCTGCGAGACGCGGTGCGCTCCAACAACCAGCTGTCGGAGGTGGCGGAGAAGGTGTCGCGCGCGATGCAGGAGCAGGCCCAGGCCGCCACGGACCTGGCCCGCGGCACCGCGCAGATGCGCCAGCTGGTGCAGGGCGTGAGCGCCGCGGTGATGGCGCAGGGCCAGCAGGTGGGGGTGCTGGGGGCGACCGCGCAGGAGGTGGCGGCCTCCACGCAGCGCACGCTCACCGGCATCTCGGAGCAGGCCAAGGCCGCGCAAGAGGTGACGAAGGCCATGGAGGCCACGCGCAAGGAGGTGGCCCAGTCCACGCGCGCCATGTCGGAGCAGGCCCGCGCGCTCAAGCAGGGCGAGCTCGCCAGCCGTCAGGTGGCCACCCTGGCCAAGGAGGTCACGCGCGCCACGGACGAGCAGGCCCAGGCGCTCACGTCGCTGGTGCGCGGCGCGGAGGAGGTGCGCCGGGTGGCGAAGACCACCGCGCGCGCGCTGGATGAGCAGACGGACGCCCTGTCCCTGCTCACCGTGTCCGCCGCGAAGCAGGCCACGGGCGTGGCGGCGGTGGCGAAGGCCGCCCTGGACCAGGCCACGATGAGTGAACAGCTGGGCCGGTCGGTGGAGGACATGCGCACCCGCGCGAAGGAGATCGCCGGCACCACGGCGGAGCAGGCGCGCGCCATGGCCGTCACCGCCCAGGAGGTGAAGGAGGTGGCGGGCCGGCTGGGACAGCTGTCGCGGCTGCACGGAGAGCAGGTGGAGGGCTTGAGTCACCTGAGCGGCCTGTTGGGCGCCACGGAGCCGGGGACGCCCCGGAACACACGGGAGCAGGCCACGTGA
- a CDS encoding chemotaxis protein CheW: protein MNVLHVLFKVDGTEYAMPAADVVQMESFTGATPVPGAPSHVAGLVQVRGRVIPVVDARVRFGLPAGTQSLDSRVVVGQLGERTVGLLVDSAREVLKLDPRTIQPPPPMVVEGAKGFVKAVAQVGPRLVMLIDFPRVVGEEAADVDGQR, encoded by the coding sequence ATGAACGTGCTGCACGTGCTGTTCAAGGTGGACGGGACGGAATACGCGATGCCCGCGGCGGACGTGGTGCAGATGGAGTCCTTCACCGGCGCGACGCCGGTGCCCGGGGCGCCCTCTCACGTGGCGGGCCTGGTGCAGGTGCGCGGCCGGGTCATCCCGGTGGTGGACGCGCGCGTCCGCTTCGGGCTGCCGGCGGGGACGCAGTCCCTGGATTCACGGGTGGTGGTGGGGCAGCTGGGCGAGCGCACCGTGGGACTGCTCGTGGACAGCGCCCGCGAGGTGTTGAAGCTGGACCCCCGCACCATCCAGCCGCCCCCACCCATGGTGGTGGAGGGCGCGAAGGGGTTCGTGAAGGCCGTGGCGCAGGTGGGCCCGCGGCTGGTGATGCTCATCGATTTCCCCCGGGTGGTGGGGGAGGAGGCGGCGGATGTCGACGGACAACGGTAA
- a CDS encoding chemotaxis protein CheA: MTGTGEFAEFLPAYLAEADELLASAQKDLLAVEEAVRKGQAQPRAVRELFRALHTLKGLSAMVDVEPVVSLAHWMEASLRLADQAGGRLPESSVEPLVEGLRAIELRVRQLGAGKTASPAPANLLERLEALGPQVRDAVPKRARPVKLDAEASFASRLAPSEREQLEGGLAGGQRALRLDFVPSSERAAKGLNINTVRERVAKLADIVKVLPLSGAAAGGASLAFALLLITRAEDGVLLDTVGGPPATVRSLEAPAPAEAPPEDGDGVPEGVEGLPGAAVLEEELEEPEVRRGGGLLRVEVSRLDEAMEWLASLVVNRSRLMRAVAALTQAGAPTREITAILQENGRQLRDLRSAILRLRMVRVGDVLERLPLLVRGLRRATGKAVRLELDVGDAELDKAVADRLLPALVHLVRNAVDHALESPEERQAASKPAEGLVRLTCHASANGQLELTLRDDGRGVDAKAVAKAANAPVPDSADALLDLLCRPGLSTRQEATRTSGRGMGMDIVRRIVVEQLGGELRMDTRKGVGTTFTVCVPLTVTLMDAIVFECAGRRYAVSVGTVEELIDVTGVVRPAGADGLGLVERRGAAVPLVSLARLLDMPVSASEAGQGAKALIVRQRGEPVAFAVDRLVGQQEIVLRPLEDPLVRVPGVAGATDLGDGQPTLVLDLGALGAARVGRRKRASRAGEWVS; encoded by the coding sequence GTGACCGGAACCGGGGAGTTCGCGGAGTTCCTCCCCGCCTACCTGGCGGAGGCGGATGAGTTGCTCGCCTCCGCGCAGAAGGACCTGCTCGCGGTGGAGGAGGCCGTACGCAAGGGGCAGGCCCAGCCCCGCGCGGTGCGTGAGCTGTTCCGCGCGCTGCATACGCTCAAGGGCCTGTCCGCCATGGTGGACGTGGAGCCCGTCGTCTCCCTGGCGCACTGGATGGAGGCGTCGCTGCGGCTGGCGGATCAAGCCGGCGGCCGGCTGCCCGAGTCCAGCGTGGAGCCGCTGGTGGAGGGCCTGCGCGCCATCGAGCTGCGCGTGCGGCAGCTGGGCGCCGGAAAGACGGCGTCGCCCGCGCCCGCGAACCTGCTGGAGCGGCTGGAGGCGCTGGGGCCGCAGGTGCGGGACGCGGTCCCCAAGCGGGCCCGGCCCGTGAAGCTGGACGCGGAGGCCTCGTTCGCCTCCCGCCTGGCCCCGTCCGAGCGCGAGCAGCTGGAGGGCGGGCTCGCCGGAGGCCAGCGCGCGCTGCGGCTGGACTTCGTGCCGTCGTCGGAGCGCGCCGCGAAGGGGCTCAACATCAACACCGTGCGCGAGCGCGTGGCGAAGCTCGCGGACATCGTGAAGGTGCTGCCCCTGTCCGGCGCCGCCGCGGGGGGCGCGTCGCTCGCGTTCGCGCTGCTGCTCATCACCCGCGCGGAGGACGGCGTGCTGCTGGACACCGTGGGCGGACCTCCCGCCACGGTGCGCTCGCTGGAGGCGCCCGCGCCCGCGGAAGCGCCGCCCGAGGACGGGGACGGGGTCCCGGAAGGCGTGGAGGGCCTGCCCGGTGCCGCCGTCCTCGAGGAGGAGCTGGAGGAGCCGGAGGTGCGCCGGGGCGGTGGCCTCCTGCGCGTGGAGGTGTCCCGGCTGGACGAGGCCATGGAGTGGCTGGCGTCGCTCGTGGTCAACCGCTCGCGGCTGATGCGCGCGGTGGCGGCGCTCACCCAGGCGGGCGCGCCCACGCGGGAAATCACCGCCATCCTCCAGGAGAACGGCCGGCAGCTGCGCGACCTGCGCTCGGCCATCCTGCGGCTGCGCATGGTGCGCGTGGGCGACGTGCTGGAGCGGCTGCCCCTGCTGGTGCGCGGCCTGCGCCGGGCCACGGGCAAGGCGGTGCGGCTGGAGCTGGACGTGGGTGACGCGGAGCTGGACAAGGCGGTGGCGGACCGGCTGTTGCCCGCGCTGGTGCACCTGGTGCGCAACGCCGTGGACCACGCGCTGGAGTCCCCCGAGGAGCGCCAGGCCGCGAGCAAGCCCGCCGAAGGGCTGGTGCGCCTGACCTGCCACGCCAGCGCCAACGGCCAGCTGGAGCTCACCCTGCGCGACGACGGGCGCGGCGTGGACGCGAAGGCGGTGGCGAAGGCGGCGAACGCCCCCGTGCCGGACTCCGCGGACGCGCTGCTGGACCTGTTGTGCCGGCCCGGCCTGTCCACGCGGCAGGAGGCCACGCGCACCAGCGGCCGGGGCATGGGCATGGACATCGTGCGCCGCATCGTCGTGGAGCAGCTGGGCGGCGAATTGCGCATGGACACGCGCAAGGGCGTGGGCACCACCTTCACCGTGTGCGTCCCCCTGACGGTGACGCTGATGGACGCCATCGTCTTTGAATGCGCGGGCCGCCGGTACGCCGTCTCGGTGGGCACCGTGGAGGAGCTCATCGATGTCACCGGCGTGGTGCGCCCCGCGGGCGCGGATGGCCTGGGCCTGGTGGAGCGCCGGGGCGCGGCGGTGCCGCTGGTGTCGCTGGCGCGGCTGTTGGACATGCCCGTGAGCGCCAGCGAGGCGGGCCAGGGCGCCAAGGCGCTCATCGTGCGCCAGCGCGGGGAGCCGGTGGCCTTCGCGGTGGACCGGCTGGTGGGACAGCAGGAGATCGTGTTGCGGCCGCTGGAGGATCCGCTCGTGCGCGTGCCCGGCGTGGCGGGCGCCACGGACCTGGGTGACGGACAGCCCACGCTGGTGCTGGACCTGGGCGCGCTGGGCGCGGCGCGCGTGGGCCGCCGCAAGCGTGCGTCCAGGGCAGGGGAGTGGGTGTCATGA
- a CDS encoding response regulator → MPEVLVVDDSKVMRDMVVACLRPYPESHFTQASSGLEAIEQLSLKPYDLLVLDLNMPDIGGIEVVEFVRGQDHLRNLPIIIVTTRGDEASRERALQAGADRFMTKPFTPDSIQSAARTLLEKTPAEAPRG, encoded by the coding sequence ATGCCCGAGGTACTCGTCGTCGATGACAGCAAGGTGATGCGCGACATGGTGGTCGCCTGCCTGCGGCCCTATCCGGAAAGCCATTTCACCCAGGCGTCCAGCGGTTTGGAGGCCATCGAGCAGCTGTCGCTCAAGCCGTACGACCTGCTCGTCCTGGACCTCAACATGCCGGACATCGGCGGCATCGAGGTGGTGGAGTTCGTGCGCGGACAGGACCACCTGCGCAACCTGCCCATCATCATCGTCACCACGCGCGGCGACGAGGCGTCTCGCGAGCGCGCGCTGCAGGCCGGCGCGGACCGCTTCATGACCAAGCCCTTCACGCCGGACTCCATCCAAAGCGCCGCCCGGACCCTTCTGGAGAAAACCCCGGCCGAGGCGCCGCGCGGGTGA